In one Cellulomonas sp. JZ18 genomic region, the following are encoded:
- a CDS encoding DUF4287 domain-containing protein, producing MSFQAYLDTIEDRTGLTPRELLAVARERGLDAPGTKAGQVVTWFADEYGLGRGHAMAFWHVLTKGPQISGKHVGSGGTHADASSTLWLDGRATRPS from the coding sequence ATGTCCTTCCAGGCCTACCTGGACACGATCGAGGACCGCACCGGCCTGACCCCGCGCGAGCTGCTCGCGGTCGCCCGCGAGCGTGGGCTCGACGCCCCCGGGACCAAGGCCGGGCAGGTGGTGACGTGGTTCGCCGACGAGTACGGGCTCGGACGCGGGCACGCCATGGCGTTCTGGCACGTGCTGACCAAAGGCCCGCAGATCTCCGGGAAGCACGTCGGCTCGGGCGGCACGCACGCGGACGCGTCGAGCACCCTGTGGCTGGACGGCAGGGCGACCCGCCCGTCCTGA